A single window of Pelagicoccus enzymogenes DNA harbors:
- a CDS encoding 3-ketoacyl-ACP reductase, translating into MKKTALVTGGSRGIGYGIALALAKEGWDLVINGMRPEEGVSEPLESLRAEGVSVAYARGDIGSVEGREAILEVARKAAGGALNLLVNNAGVAPKQRLDILETTEESYDFVVDTNLKGAFFLTQAVANDMVAAKKEDETFSGAIVNVSSISATVISVNRGEYCIAKAGLSMVTSLFAARLGEFGIPVYEVRPGVTKTDMTSGVTEKYDKLIEDGLCVTKRWGFPDDIGKAVSSLARGDFPYSTGQVIMIDGGLTLPRL; encoded by the coding sequence ATGAAGAAGACAGCTTTAGTAACAGGTGGGTCTCGAGGGATTGGATACGGTATCGCTTTGGCTTTGGCCAAGGAAGGTTGGGATCTAGTCATCAATGGTATGCGGCCGGAGGAAGGGGTGAGCGAGCCGTTGGAATCTCTGCGGGCGGAAGGTGTTTCAGTTGCTTATGCGCGCGGGGATATCGGAAGTGTAGAGGGACGCGAAGCGATCCTGGAGGTTGCTCGCAAAGCGGCTGGGGGAGCACTAAACCTTCTAGTCAACAATGCTGGCGTCGCCCCGAAACAGCGTCTCGACATTTTGGAGACAACTGAGGAGAGTTACGATTTCGTGGTAGATACGAACCTCAAGGGAGCTTTCTTTCTAACGCAAGCGGTTGCCAACGATATGGTCGCGGCCAAGAAGGAAGACGAAACGTTTTCGGGAGCGATCGTTAACGTGTCCTCGATTTCGGCGACAGTTATTTCGGTAAACCGCGGCGAATACTGTATCGCCAAGGCGGGATTGAGCATGGTGACGTCGCTCTTCGCTGCTCGCCTGGGCGAGTTTGGAATCCCGGTCTACGAAGTGCGTCCAGGGGTGACTAAGACGGACATGACTTCCGGCGTTACGGAAAAGTACGACAAGCTGATTGAGGACGGTCTCTGCGTGACCAAGCGTTGGGGATTCCCAGACGATATTGGTAAAGCAGTCTCGAGCCTTGCCCGCGGGGACTTTCCGTATTCGACAGGTCAGGTCATCATGATCGACGGCGGACTCACCCTGCCGCGTTTGTAG
- a CDS encoding Gfo/Idh/MocA family protein — protein MKVHKIGIIMNGVTGRMGKNQHLLRSIVEIIKQGGVHVSPTEFIMPDPILVGRNEVKLKELCELTGIEKYTTDLDSVMSDPAYPIYFDAQTTLRRADAVKAAATAGKHVYCEKPTAIDTETALDLFKFCEEKGVKNGVVQDKLWLPGLVKLQRAIQNGYLGRIVSVTGDFGYWVFEGDTVPAQRPSWNYRKEDGGGMIIDMLCHWRYVLDNIFGPVKSVQCRGATHIKERVDEQGKTYKCTADDAAYAMFEIDGPDGEIIVNFNSSWVTRVRRDDLLTLHVDGEKGSAVAGLRDCYIQHYSNTPKPVWNPDIDQPINFYDDWSKVPDQEVYDNAFKVQWEMFLKHVVLDEPFRWTLLEGAKGVQLAELGIKSWEERKWVDLVDLA, from the coding sequence ATGAAAGTACATAAGATTGGCATCATCATGAACGGCGTCACGGGCCGCATGGGCAAGAATCAGCATCTCCTGCGTTCTATCGTGGAGATCATCAAGCAAGGAGGCGTACACGTCAGCCCAACTGAGTTTATCATGCCGGACCCGATTCTCGTGGGTCGCAACGAGGTGAAGCTCAAGGAGCTTTGCGAGCTTACAGGTATCGAGAAGTACACTACAGACCTCGATAGTGTAATGTCAGATCCCGCCTATCCTATATATTTTGACGCCCAGACTACGTTGCGTCGTGCGGACGCGGTTAAGGCAGCAGCCACCGCCGGCAAGCATGTGTACTGCGAGAAGCCCACTGCAATCGATACCGAAACAGCCCTAGACCTCTTCAAATTCTGTGAAGAAAAGGGCGTCAAGAACGGTGTCGTACAAGACAAGCTCTGGCTTCCCGGCCTCGTCAAGCTGCAGCGCGCGATCCAAAACGGCTACCTAGGTCGCATCGTTTCCGTGACTGGAGATTTTGGATACTGGGTGTTTGAGGGCGACACCGTGCCTGCCCAGCGACCATCTTGGAACTACCGCAAGGAAGATGGAGGTGGCATGATCATCGACATGCTCTGCCACTGGCGTTACGTGCTCGATAATATTTTTGGTCCCGTCAAGTCGGTGCAGTGCCGCGGCGCGACGCACATCAAGGAGCGCGTGGACGAGCAAGGTAAGACCTACAAGTGCACTGCAGACGATGCTGCCTATGCGATGTTTGAAATCGATGGCCCCGACGGAGAAATTATTGTCAACTTCAACTCATCGTGGGTGACGCGTGTTCGCCGCGACGACTTGCTTACCTTGCACGTAGACGGAGAAAAGGGATCTGCGGTCGCCGGTCTGCGCGATTGCTACATCCAGCACTATAGCAACACGCCGAAGCCCGTCTGGAATCCGGACATCGATCAGCCGATCAACTTCTACGACGACTGGTCCAAAGTACCCGACCAAGAAGTTTACGACAACGCCTTCAAGGTGCAGTGGGAAATGTTCCTCAAGCACGTGGTGCTCGACGAGCCGTTCCGCTGGACGCTTCTCGAAGGCGCCAAGGGCGTGCAGCTTGCGGAGCTCGGTATCAAGAGCTGGGAAGAGCGCAAGTGGGTCGATCTCGTAGACCTCGCCTAG